Below is a genomic region from Spirosoma radiotolerans.
ACCAGACTAGGATCGAGCGTCACGTTTTCTTCTTTTATACTGTCCAAATGGGCCGTTGGGCCAAGCAGATACCCGACAACAAGAACAGCCACTAACAGACCCGAAATCAGGAAAAACCGTTTCATACATATTCTTTTATATCCATTCTGATCCGCCAGTCTTTGGGCAGGTAATTATTAACGCGCGTGCCAACGCCTTTTACCCAACCCAGATTCATACCCTGATAACGGGCTAACAGCCAGCCTTTAACGGGCTCATTAAAGACCAGATTTTCTTTCTTAAAGTACCGCAGCGCATCTTCCTTACTCAGTTCCAGACCAGGCAGATGTTGATTGACCGCCGTACTAAGCGCCAGCGCATGCGACGGAATAAAATCCTGTCCCTTAAACTGGCCCATCTCCAGCCCGAATCCTTTACTTTTTAAGGCGCTATCCAGAAACAGAAACGTTTTTTCAAGCGCTTTCGGCAACGCCATCACATCACCATTGGGTTTCTCCCAGAACGAAAAATCGGCTGGATTCTCGAGCCATTTCGCGGCCGATGCCGTTTCGCGCGGACGCAGTGCCCGGATGGTGCGGAAGGTACGGGCATCCAGTTTGACTACCGCCGTGAATGATGTTTTCTTGAAAACACTAATAAAGAATCCTTCGCCCCGAACCCGGTGCGGATAGCACTGGTAACCAACGGCATCGCCCGTTTCGGGATCGCCCGCTTGTTTCTCGACTACGTTCCACTCGGCAGGAAGTACCAGTGGCCGGTTCCGAAAACCATGTTCGGTCAGGTAGCGAACGTTCTCGGCATTTTCGGTCTCATTATAGGTACAGGTGCTGTAAATCAACACACCGTTGGTATCCAGCAAGGGTGCAGCCGCAGCCAGAATCCGTTTTTGCCGGGCCGAGCATAAGTCGACACTCGCTTCCGACCACTCCTGCATGGCATCGGGATCTTTCCGGAAAAGTCCCTCTCCAGAACAGGGCGCATCGACCAGCACGACGTCGAAAAAGCCAGCCAGATTGGGCATATCTTCCGGATCATGGTTACTGATCACCACATTTGGGTAGCCCCATTTATCCATATTTTCGCGCAGCACCGACACCCGACTGCGGATCACTTCGTTACAAATCAGCAAACTATCGGGGTGCAGCGCCGACGCCAGCAACGTACTTTTTCCGCCGGGAGCCGCGCATAAATCCAGCACACGCAGGGGGCGGTCGAGGTTAACGGTTTGCCGCAATGCCTCATATAACAGCATCGAAGACGCTTCCTGGACATAATAAGCGCCTGCCTGAAACAACGGATCGAGCGTAAAACTTGGCCGCTCAGGCAGGTAAAAGCCTTGCGGACACCAGGGTACCGGTACCAGATTCGTTGTGTCGTAGCCCGGATCAGCCGCCTTCCGTGGATTCATGCGAATACTTACAGGCGTCGGCTGGCCCAAGGCTGCGGCAAACTCGGTGAATTCCGCGCCCAACTGTGCCTGCATTTGGGCCAAAAACGCCGGGGGCCATCCAGCCGGGGGCCATCCAGCCGGAGCACCCTCGTTTAGAACGGGCTTGTGTGTTGTCATCTGACAAAAATACACAACTGTCGGGCGGTTTTCACTAAACTTGCAGCATGACTCGACACCAAGACCAATTCAGCCAAATCAAGACCTTTATTTTTGACATCGATGGCGTACTGACCGATGGTGGTGTTTCACTGCTAGCGTCCGGTGAGCGGTTCCGGACTGTTTTCATCCGCGACACATACGCCATTGAACAAGCGCTGAAAGCCGGTTTTCGGGTGGGCATCATCTCGGCGGCCAATGCCGATGGGCTCCGTAGCTGGTTGACCTCTATGAATGTTAAAGACATTTTTATGGGCGGCCCTTCCGATCAGAAAATGAATGCTTACCTGGGTTACATTGCCCGCGATGGCCTGAACGAATCGGAAATCCTCTACATGGGCGACGACCTGCCCGACTACCCAATCCTGAACCGGCCCGCCGTTTTAAGTACCTGCCCCGCCGACGCCGTTACTGAAGTTCAGGCGGTTTGTCAATATGTATCGCCCAATGCCGGGGGCCGGGGGGCGGTGCGGGATGTAATCGAACAAGTAATGAAAGCGCAGGGAAAATGGGGCCTGTGAAACGTTTCTTTCCAACTAAAACAAATAAGTCAACTGCGCTAAATCTTTACCACAGAGGCACGGAGAGCACCGAGGGGTAAACTCCTAACTTTGTCCTCTGTGCTCTCCGTGCCTCTGTGGTAAAACCTACTCATCTATTTTTCACAAGAATTAGCCGTTAATGAATGACCTATCCGAACGTGATCAGGCTGTAATCTGGCATCCGTTCACACAAATGCAAACCGCCCCGTTGCCGATTCCGATTGTTCGGGGCAGCGGCTCCCTACTCTACGGTGCTGATGGCCGTGAATACCTGGATATGATTTCCTCCTGGTGGGTGAATATTCATGGACACGCCCATCCGCACATTGCCAAACGTGTAGCTGAACAACTCCAGATTCTCGAACATGTAATTTTCGCCGGTTTCACTCACCAGCCCGCCGTTGAGTTAGCCGAGCGACTTCTGGCTATTCTTCCTCCAAACCAGTCGAAGGTATTTTATTCAGACAATGGGTCTACGGCGGTAGAAGTGGCGTTAAAAATGGCATTCCAGTACTGGCATAATTTAGGCATGCCTCGTAAAAAGATCGTGGCCTTCGAAAATGCCTATCACGGTGATACCTTCGGCGCCATGGCGGTTGGCGGACGCAGTGCTTTCACCGCGCCCTTTGTTCCCTTCCTGTTCGATGTCGATTATTTACCCGTGCCGGTACCGGGGCAGGAAGCGGTTGTTTTGCAACAAGCTGAAGCCCTGTTTACTAACGAAGTAGCTGCGTTTATTGCCGAACCACTCGTTCAGGGTGCGGGCGGCATGGTCATGTATGAGCCTGGCGTGCTGGATAAATTGATAAAGCTGGCCCGGAACAAAGGCGCACTCATCATTGCCGACGAAGTAATGACCGGTTTCGGCCGGACGGGCAGGCTATTCGCATCAAACCATTTGGACGAAAAGCCAGATCTGATGTGTTTATCGAAAGGACTGACTGGTGGAACCATGGCATTGGGCATTACGGCCTGTGCAGCTCATATTTACGACGCTTTTTTGTCTACAGACAAGCACAAGACGCTCTTTCATGGGCACTCGTTTACAGCGAACCCGCTAGCCTGCACAGCCGCACTCGCCAGCATGGACCTGCTTCTCCTACCCGAAACTCAGGCCAACATCCAGCGTATAACCCAAAGCCATACCGATTTTGCTGGACGGCTAGCGACGTATGCCTCTGTCGACAACATCCGCCAGCATGGCACGTTGCTTGCCTTCGATTTGAACGTTGGTGAACAGACCTCCTATTTCAACAACATTCGCGATACCGCCTATAATTTCCTGCTCGATCGGGGTGTTCTAATGCGTCCATTAGGCAATGTATTATACCTAATGCCCCCGTATTGTACCACAAACGAGCAACTAGCTTTTGCTCATACGCAGATCGAAGCCCTGTTAACAACTATCTGACTATCTAGAACTTGACATTTTAAATTTAATCCCACACCTTTGTTTTACCAATCGACGCGGGAGTAGCTCAGTTGGTAGAGCGGCAGCTTCCCAAGCTGCAGGCCGTGGGTTCGAACCCCATTTCCCGCTCACCCATAAGCCCATGAAGATTAGCCGATTAGCGTAAATGCTGGTCGGCTTTTTTCTTGTATAGCGAGGCTTAGGTACAACCCTAGGTACAACATTTGTTAGATTGCTCTAAGCTGTTTACAGACTATTTTATGGTAGATAGTAGAATCCAGGAATTGGCTGTACGCTTTAAAAATTATTCTATCGGCAAATAATCGATTCTAGGACCGTAGCAATTTCTATTTTCTGATTGGTAATTGTAGGGTCCATATATAGCTCTACCATCTTGCTATTAAAAAAAGTAATTATTGGGCATTCCACTTTTATCACTTTCACCACTGCTTTCACCCAATGTTAAATCCACTAGGTAATCCGAGGCATTTCCTTTGACTCTTCATCAGCGTTCTTTTAATCCTCTCACTCGATCAATGTAAGCAGCCCAGTGTACCTGTACCAGCCAATTCAGCCCCAACTCGTGATGACAACATGGCGATGGGCAACCCTGATGGAGCCAAGGCATCAGAGTCCAGTCCGAATGCTTACCTTATTACCCGCCCCACCTATTCGCTTTCCTCAATCAATCCACTGGCATTGCCAATTGGTGCAGCTGGCACCTCAGTGCCGCTTGGAAGGGATCAGCTAAGCGCTATACTGGCAACTTTATTCCTGATCAATCGTTACCAGCTACCTGGTATCAGGCCCGGCATGCTGATCATACCAACACTGGCTTTGACGGCAACGGCCGACCGTCGTGGATACCTCTGCCCGTCGGATGATCGGGACAGTACGGCCGAGGAGAACATGACTACTTTTATTCTGACCAACATTGTGCCTCAGGCACCACAGCTTAACCGGCAGTCGTGGCTAAGGTTGTAAGAATACTGCAGAACATTAGTTGCTGAGGGCAATGAGTTATACATCATTGCAGGAACATCTGGCAAAGGTGGTGAGGGTGATAATGGCAAAACTAGCATCCTTGTCAATGGCAAACTGGCCGCTCCTGCTGCTCTCTGGAAGGTGATTGTAGTATTGCCGGTAGGATCGGATGATTTAAACCGAATAAGCGCTCAGAAGCGGGTTATTACAGTCTGGATGCCGAACACCAATACTGTAGGAGAACAGCCGTGATGAGGTTACCGAGTCAGTGTTGATGAGGTAGAGAGGCAGACGGGGTATGATTTACTATCGAATTTATCACAAGTCGTTCAACGAGCAATTGAAGTAATAATTGATATTATAAGTTTATAAGGAGACCTAAGGCTCTCATTATACAGTTAGCGTTTAGATACTATAAAAATTTATATATATGCTAATAAGTAGATAAATGAATACTTTTGTCTTCTCGTTTAAGTCTCTTGATTTAGCCTGGTAATCAGGTTAACTATTTGATATCAACGACCTCAATCACTCAACGTTAATGACTTGGCAGAAAGACAAATCGCTTTCGTAAGTGGCGTGTGTTCTTGTGCCTATTTACTAAATAATCGTGCTAATATATCAGTACATCCGTAGGAGATGCGTAACTCCTATATTGCTAACTTTCCTTCTAGGTGTAACGGTATCAGCCAGTCTTGCTCAGACTACTTATTATGTAGCCAGTAATGGTAGTGATAATAATACGGGGCGATCCATCACCTCCCCTTTTCAGACGCTGAATAAAATTAAT
It encodes:
- a CDS encoding methyltransferase RsmF C-terminal domain-like protein gives rise to the protein MTTHKPVLNEGAPAGWPPAGWPPAFLAQMQAQLGAEFTEFAAALGQPTPVSIRMNPRKAADPGYDTTNLVPVPWCPQGFYLPERPSFTLDPLFQAGAYYVQEASSMLLYEALRQTVNLDRPLRVLDLCAAPGGKSTLLASALHPDSLLICNEVIRSRVSVLRENMDKWGYPNVVISNHDPEDMPNLAGFFDVVLVDAPCSGEGLFRKDPDAMQEWSEASVDLCSARQKRILAAAAPLLDTNGVLIYSTCTYNETENAENVRYLTEHGFRNRPLVLPAEWNVVEKQAGDPETGDAVGYQCYPHRVRGEGFFISVFKKTSFTAVVKLDARTFRTIRALRPRETASAAKWLENPADFSFWEKPNGDVMALPKALEKTFLFLDSALKSKGFGLEMGQFKGQDFIPSHALALSTAVNQHLPGLELSKEDALRYFKKENLVFNEPVKGWLLARYQGMNLGWVKGVGTRVNNYLPKDWRIRMDIKEYV
- a CDS encoding KdsC family phosphatase, which produces MTRHQDQFSQIKTFIFDIDGVLTDGGVSLLASGERFRTVFIRDTYAIEQALKAGFRVGIISAANADGLRSWLTSMNVKDIFMGGPSDQKMNAYLGYIARDGLNESEILYMGDDLPDYPILNRPAVLSTCPADAVTEVQAVCQYVSPNAGGRGAVRDVIEQVMKAQGKWGL
- the bioA gene encoding adenosylmethionine--8-amino-7-oxononanoate transaminase → MNDLSERDQAVIWHPFTQMQTAPLPIPIVRGSGSLLYGADGREYLDMISSWWVNIHGHAHPHIAKRVAEQLQILEHVIFAGFTHQPAVELAERLLAILPPNQSKVFYSDNGSTAVEVALKMAFQYWHNLGMPRKKIVAFENAYHGDTFGAMAVGGRSAFTAPFVPFLFDVDYLPVPVPGQEAVVLQQAEALFTNEVAAFIAEPLVQGAGGMVMYEPGVLDKLIKLARNKGALIIADEVMTGFGRTGRLFASNHLDEKPDLMCLSKGLTGGTMALGITACAAHIYDAFLSTDKHKTLFHGHSFTANPLACTAALASMDLLLLPETQANIQRITQSHTDFAGRLATYASVDNIRQHGTLLAFDLNVGEQTSYFNNIRDTAYNFLLDRGVLMRPLGNVLYLMPPYCTTNEQLAFAHTQIEALLTTI